The genomic region CCGCGGTCGGCGTCACCGTGACGTTGTTCGGCCCGGATTCCGGTGCGCCGGGCAGTGCCCCGGCGCCGAGCGGCGCGGCACTGCTGCCCGGCGATGCGACCACGGTGTCGCCGGAGGGTTCGGCGGTGGCGCCCTCGGGCGATGTGGTGATGCTGGCCTCGGCGGTGACCGATGCCGACGGGCGCATTCCGGCGCTGGGTGGCGATCTCGCCCCCGGGCTGCACCGACTGCGCTTCGAGACCGGCGATTGGTTTGCCGCCCAGGGCATCCCGGCCTTCTACCCCGAGGTCACCGTCGCCTTCACCATCGGCGACGAGCAGCATCACCACGTCCCGTTGTTGTTGTCGCCCTTCGCATATTCGACCTATCGCGGCAGCTGACACCCGACCGCGGGTCCGGTCGTCGGGTCCGGGATCCGGTCAGCCGAAGCGCTCGATGCGCACGCGGTCGCGTGGCTGCCCGGCCGCGACGAGGAGGCGGGAGGCGTGTTCGGCGAAACCGTTGCTGCCGCAGACGTAGGCCTCCCAGCCACCCTCGGGCCGTTCGGCCAGAGCGGATGCCAGATGACCCGCGTGCAGCCGGCCCGCGGTGCGGGTGGTCACCACGGTCGTCTCCGGGCCGAATTCGCCCGCGTAGGGCAGGCTTTCCCGGGTTCGCACCGAAATGATCAGGCGCAGTGGGACTTTCGAGCCGGTCTCGCGGCGGTGCCGCAGCATCGACATCAACGGGACGACGCCGGAGCCGCCGCCGAGCAACAGGGCCGGACGGTCGCCGGGCCAGGCGAAGAAGCCGCCGAGCGGACCCTTGATCTCCACGGTGTCACCGGGTTTCGCGACGGTGTGCAGGTGGCCGGACACCTCGCCGCCGGGTACCCGGTCGACGGTGAGTTCGATGTGGCCGGTATCGCCGGGGGTGGAGGCCAGCGAATAGTGGCGCTGCGCGGTGTAGCCGTCGGCGGCGGTGAGGCGCACCATCACGTGCTGGCCGGGCAGGTGCCCGGACCAGTCCGGTACCGCGAAGCGGAAGGTGGACATCGTCGCGGTCTCGCGGCGGATGCCGGCCAGGGTGGCGGGGCGGAAGACGGCCGCCGCGCGGTTGCTGGGGACCAATCGTGGTGGGACGGCGAAGGTCTCACTCACCGGCATAGCGTTCCTCGTGCCACGGATCGCCCTCGTTGTGATAGCCGTTATGCTCCCAGAATCCGGGCTCGTCGTGATCGAGCAGCCGCAGGCCGGTGATCCACTTGGCGCTCTTCCAGAAGTAACGGCCGGGTACGAGCAGTCGCGCCGGGCCGCCGTGCTCGGGTGTCAGCGGGAGTCCGTCCGCCTCCCAGGCGATCCAGGCCCGGCCGGAACGTAGTTCCGCCAGCGGGAGATTGGTGGTGTAGCCGGTGTGGGAACGGGCCAGTACGTGTGTGGCTTCGGGCAAAGGGCTTGCGGTGGTGAGGAATTCGTCGAGGTCGACGCCCGCGAACCAGGTGCCGAATCGGGACCAGCCGGTGACGCAATGGATATCGCCGCGGTACTCCGAGCGGGGCAGGGCGTGCGCCTCGTCCCAGGTCCAGGTACGTGGGGTGGTGACCAGGCCGTCGATGCGGAGGGTCCAGTCGGTGGCGGTCAGTTCCGGCGTCACCTCCGCCGACAGCACCGGCCACGCCTGCCCGGCGTCGTACTGCCCGGGCGGCAGTCGCGGGTCGCGGTCGGCGCCGCGGCTGCGGAACCCTCGGGTGACGATCACGGCGAGCCAGCCTACACGTCGGATCATCCCATATCTTGGGACGTACGGCCGATAACTTTGACGTCCGTCCAGTTGGACAGGCAAGATCACAATTATGTCTGCGCTTTTGTTGACGCGCCGGCTGTACGTGGATTTGCTGCGGACGACCACGGCCAGCTGTCGCCGGCCCTGATCGACCTCGCGAACCCCCTCCCGCGGCGGCCTCTCGTCCGTCCCGGCCCTGCGGTCCCGTCGTACCGCAGATTCCTCTCTCTGCTGGAGCCCCACCATGCCCCGTTTCACCGCGGTCGCCGCCGCCACCGTGCTGTCCTGCGCCCTGCTGGCCACCGGCTGTTCGCAGAGCGACAACGCCACCGGTAACTCCGGGAGTGCCACCCCCTCCGTCGGTCAGGCGACCGGGCCGAGGCCGGCCCCGTTCGACAAGGGCGCGGTGAAGGTCGCGCTGGTCCGCCAGAGCGGGGCCGGCGACTACTTCGAGCAGTGGGGTAACGGCGCGAAGGCGCAGGCCAAGGCCCTCGGCATCGACCTGGCGGTCTACGACGCGCAGTCCGACAACGCCAAGCAGGCCACCGACTTCTCGCAGGCCGTCAACTCCGGGGCGAGCGCGATCATCGTCGACCACGGCTTCCCGGCCACCATCGAGCCGCTGATCGATCAGGCCGTGGCCAAGGGCATCACGGTGGTGAGTTACGACGTCGACACCACCAACCCGAAGGTGATCACCACCCGGCAGAGCGACGCGGATATCGCGAAGGCCGCGCTGAGCGCGCTGGAGTCCGCGGTCGGGAAGAACGCGCCGATCGGCTACGTGAATGTGGCCGGATTCGCGCCGCTGGACCGCCGCGACACCGTCTGGCAGCAGACCAAGGGCGGCGAGGGCTGGACCGAGGCGTTCAAGGTCGGCAAGGTGACCGATTCCACCGCCACCGACAACGTGCCGCTGGTCAACGCCGCGCTCACCCAGCATCCCGAGGTGAAGGGCATCTTCGCCCCCTACGACGAGCTGGCCAAGGGTGCGACGCTGGCCGTCCAGAACAAGCATGTGGAGAGTTCGGTGAAGGTGGTCGGCGCTGACGTGTCCAACGCCGACATCCAGATCATCACCGCCGACAACAGCCCGTGGGTCGCGACCGCCGGCACCGACCCGTCCGCGGTCGGCGCGGCCGTGGTGCGGACCGCCGCACTGCAACTGGCGGGGCAGCTGAACAAGCCGACCGTCGAATTCCCCGCGGTGGCGATCACCCGGGAACTGTTGGTGTCCGAGAAGATCGCGAACATGGACCAGCTGCGCAAGGCGCTGCCGGAGCTCAACCTGGCCCAGGTGAGCGCGGCGAACTGGATCCCGGTCGTCTCCTACTGATGCGCGGGCTCCGATGACCGGCACCGACCGGCCCGCCGTCGCGCTGCGCGGCGTGGGCATGGCCTTCGGCGGGAAGGCGGTGCTGGCGGACGTGTCCCTGGACGTGGCCGGCGGCGCCGTGACCGCGCTGCTCGGCGCCAACGGCGCCGGGAAATCCACCCTGATCAAGGTGCTGTCCGGGGTGTATCCGGAACACACCGGGCAGGTGGCGATCGACGGCGCGCCGGTCGAACTGCGCAGTCCCGCGGCGGCCCGGAAGCTGGGTGTGCAGACCGTGCACCAGCACATCGCCGACGGTGTGGTGCCCGGCCTGTCGGTCGCCGAGAACCTGGTGTTCGAGCAGATCGCCGCCGGACGCGGCAACCCCTGGCTGGACACCCGCCGTGTGCTGCGCCGCGCCCGTGCGATCTCGGCCGTCCTCGATCTGGGCTGGGACGAGCGCACACTGCGCCGCGACGTCGCCGAGCTCGGCATCTCCGACCAGCAATTGCTGCTGCTGGCCCGCGCGTTGTCGACCCGGCCCCGGCTGCTGATCCTGGACGAGCCCACGGCCGCGTTGTCGGCGGCCGAGGCGCGGCGACTGTTCGCGATCGTCGACCGGATGCGCGCCGAAGGCATTGCGGTGCTGTATGTTTCGCACCGGCTCGGTGAACTCGACGCACTGGCCGACCGGCTGGTGGTGCTGCGCGACGGCCGTCTGGTCGCCGAGCAGCCCCGGCCGTTCGACTGGGACAGCGCACTGCGCGCGATGCTGGCGACTCGCGCGGTCGATCCGGAACACGGGGGCGAGTCGGCGGCCGCGAATTCGGCCGGAGCACCTGCGGTGGCGGCGGCCGGGTCGGCCGACTCTCGCGCGGAGTCGGCCTCGGCGCGGACCGCTGCGACCAGGTCCGCGGGTCGGGCGCGAACCGCTGCGGATGCTGCGAAAGAGGCTGCGGGACAGTCGGATTCGGGGCAGTCGGCTGCCGCGTCGACCGCCGGTGCCGGATCCGCGGATCGGCAGGATTCGGCGCGAGTATACGCGGAGCCGACCGCGGCGGAGACGGAAGCCGAAGCCGCACAGGTGGTTTCGCGGCTCGCCGAGGTGGTGCGGCCGGAATCGGCGGGGCCGGGTGGCGGGCCGGTGGTGGTGTCGTTGCGTGGGGTGCCGTTGTTGCCGGGGCGAGCACCACAGGATCTCGACCTTCGCGGGGGCGAGGTGACCGGTGTCGTCGGGTTGCTGGGGGCGGGGAAAACCGAGTTGGCGCGCGGGCTGTTCGGGGCGGACCCGTTCGGTGCGGGGACGCTGGAGTTGGCCGGAAAGCGTTATCGGCCAAGGCATCCCGCCGACGCCATCGCGCGTGGTGTCCATCTGGTGCCGGAGGATCGGCATGTCGATGCGCTGATCCCGGATTGGTCGATCGCGGAGAATCTTTCGCTGCCGTTCCTGCGGGCGTTGTCCGATGTGTTCGGGCTGATCCGGCGGGGACGGGAGCGGGAGCTCGGCAGCCGGACCATCGCGCGGCTCGGCATCGTGGCGCCTGGGGAGGCGAGTCTCATCGAGGAGTTGTCCGGGGGTAATCAGCAGAAGGTGGTGGTCGGCCGCTGGCTGGCGCATCCGCCGCGGGTGCTGATCCTGGACGAACCGTTCCGCGGGGTCGACATCGGCGCGCGGCGCGACATCGGACGGCAGGCCCGGCAATTGGCCGCCGGCGGTGCGGCGGTGCTGTTGCTGTCCGCCGATGTGGACGAGGTGCTGGAGGTGGCCGATCGGGTGATCGTGCTGGCCGACGGCGAGATCCGTTCCGACGGTTACGACATCGCCGGCGAACAGGTGATCGCCGCACTCGCGGGGTCCGCCGTGTGAGTGAGACATGCTGCCGCGCAGCCGAATCCGTGCCACCATCCGCCATCCACCCGAAAGTTCCGCGATGACCGCCACCGAACTCCCCGTACCCGCCACCACCGCCGCGCCGGCGCCGGGACGGATGCGCGACCTGGTGATCAAGTACGGCTTCATCGTGGTGACGCTGGCGCTGTTCGCCTATTTCAGCGCCAGCGAACCGGCCTTCCGGAATTCGGCGACACTGCTGGACATCCTGCGCTACGTCTCGGTCGCCGCGCTGCTCGGACTCGGCGTGACCGTGACGCTGGCCGTGGGCGGTATGGACATGTCGGTCGGCGCGGTCGCCGGGCTCGCGGTCTCGGTCGCGGCGAAGATGATGGTGGTCTACAACCAGGTCGGCGCGATCGCGATTCTGGTCGTGCTGGCCGCGGGTGCGCTTGCCGGACTGGGCAATGCGCTGCTGATCGTGGCGCTGAAGGTGCCGGACATGCTGGCCACGCTCGGCACCATGTTCGTCATCCAGGGCCTGAAACTCATTGTGGTGGACGGGCAGTCGATCTCGCCGGGCATGACGCTGCCCGGCGGCCGCACCGCGCCGGGTCGGTTCACCGCCGGCTTCCTGAAGATCGATCGGGGCAGCGTCGCCGGAATTCCGGTGTCGGTGCTGATCTTCCTGGTGCTGACCGTCGCGGCCTGGGTGTTCCTGGCCCGGACGCGATGGGGGCGGGTGCTGTACGCGATCGGCGCGAATCCGAAGGCGGCGCGGCTGGCCGGAATTCGGGTCGGCCTGTATCGGTCGCTGGCGTATGTGCTGTCCGGGGTGCTGGCCTCGATCGGCGGGCTGATCCTGGCCGCCCGGATCGGGCAGGGTGACGTGTCCGCCGGTACCTCACAGCTGCTGGAGGCGGTGGCGGTCGCGCTGGTCGGCACCTCGGTGCTCGGTCGCGGCAAGCCGAACGCGTGGGGTACGGCGCTCGGCGCGGTGCTGATCGGCATCATCTCCTCGGGGCTCACCATCGCCGGATTGCCCTACTACACCCAGGATGTCGTCGAGGGCGCGGTGCTGATCATCGCGCTGGTGTTCAGTTTCACCCTGTCGCGAGGAAGACGCTCATGAGCCACCGCATTCTCGAAACCGCCGACATCCCCGGCTATCTGCGGGAGCGCGGACACTGGGACGGATCCGGCGCGGTCGCGGTGCACGAGGTGTCCGACGGCAATCTGAATCGGGTGTTCATCGCCACCGGCGCCGGTTGGAGTCTCGCGGTGAAACAGGCGCTGCCCTGGGTGCGGGTGGCCGGACCCTCGTGGCCGTTGAGCCCGGCGCGCGCCGACGCCGAGGCGCGCGCCTACCGCGCGGTGGCGGCGGTGGCGCCGGAGACGATCCCGGTGGTCCACGGCTACGATCCCGGCGACTACGTCCTGGTCATGGAGGACATGTCGGATCTGCGGGTGCTGCGTACCGTGCTCAACGCGGGCGGCGGCTACGGCGGCGCGTCCGATGCGATCGGCCTGTTCGTGGCCCGATTGTCCTTCGCCACCAGCGATTTCGGCATGTCGTCGGCGGAACGCAAAGCGCTGCTGGCGGAATCGGTGAATCCCGAACTCTGCAAGATCACCGAGGATGTGGTGCTGTCCGAGCCCTATCTCGAGCACGAGCACAACCATCGGCATCCCGACCTCGCCGATCTGGCCGCGGCCTACCGCGCCGATCCGGCGCTGCGCACCGAGATCGCCGACCTGCGTCACCTGTTCATGTCCGGTGCGCAGGCGCTGCTGCACGGCGATCTGCACACCGGCAGCATCATGGTCGGCAGCCGGGCCGGTGCGGAGGTGGTCCGGGTGTTCGATCCGGAGTTCTCCTACGTCGGCCCGATCGGCTTCGATCTCGGGTTGTACTGGGGAAATCTGGTGGCGGCGGAATTCCGTGCCCGGTACCTCGGCGCCGTCGGCGACCATGCCGGGCAGTTGGCCCGCAGCTGGGACGCCTTCGAGACGGAGTTCCGCCGGCTGTGGCCGCAGCGCGCCGACACCTTCTTCGACGACGCCTACCTGGACCGGTTCCTGCGCCGGGTGTGGGCCGATTCGCTCGGGTTCGCCGGTGCGGAACTGATCCGCCGCATCATCGGTTACGCCCATCTCACCGACCTGGACACCCTGCCCGACGCGACCGCCGCACGGCACGCGCTGCTGGTCGGCCGGGAATTGGTCCTGCGCCGTACCGAACTCGGCACCCCGGCCGAGGTGCGGATCGTGCTCGACGACCTGGCCCCGAGCGTCATCGCCGCGACCCGGCCGTAACGATGTTCCGCTGGTCGTCGGCCCGGATTCCACTGCGGTTTCACGACTTCCGGTGATTTCAGAGCAGGGCCAGGGCGGCGAGGAGACCGGCCAGGGCGATGGCTTGCAGGCCGACCCGGAAACCGAGGATGCTGTCCCACTTGTCCTGCAGGGCACGGGCATTCGCGGGAATGACGCCGGTGCGCGCCGCCTCCTTCTGGACGGTGTTGACCGGCTTGGCCACGCGAGCGTAGAACGCCAGCCAGGACAGCAGCGCGACGAGCGCGATACCGGCGCCGATCGCCGCACCGGTGTGCCCGGCGGCGATCGCCAGTACGAGGGTGACCGCGGTGCCGACGACGCCGCCGATACCGAACGGTGGCATCCGGCGGTCGCCGTAGTAGTGGCCCCAACCGGCCACCCGGGTCAGGGTGGCATCGTCGAG from Nocardia sp. BMG111209 harbors:
- a CDS encoding sugar ABC transporter ATP-binding protein, producing the protein MTGTDRPAVALRGVGMAFGGKAVLADVSLDVAGGAVTALLGANGAGKSTLIKVLSGVYPEHTGQVAIDGAPVELRSPAAARKLGVQTVHQHIADGVVPGLSVAENLVFEQIAAGRGNPWLDTRRVLRRARAISAVLDLGWDERTLRRDVAELGISDQQLLLLARALSTRPRLLILDEPTAALSAAEARRLFAIVDRMRAEGIAVLYVSHRLGELDALADRLVVLRDGRLVAEQPRPFDWDSALRAMLATRAVDPEHGGESAAANSAGAPAVAAAGSADSRAESASARTAATRSAGRARTAADAAKEAAGQSDSGQSAAASTAGAGSADRQDSARVYAEPTAAETEAEAAQVVSRLAEVVRPESAGPGGGPVVVSLRGVPLLPGRAPQDLDLRGGEVTGVVGLLGAGKTELARGLFGADPFGAGTLELAGKRYRPRHPADAIARGVHLVPEDRHVDALIPDWSIAENLSLPFLRALSDVFGLIRRGRERELGSRTIARLGIVAPGEASLIEELSGGNQQKVVVGRWLAHPPRVLILDEPFRGVDIGARRDIGRQARQLAAGGAAVLLLSADVDEVLEVADRVIVLADGEIRSDGYDIAGEQVIAALAGSAV
- a CDS encoding DUF1772 domain-containing protein — encoded protein: MLTTLGQIAASVAVLANAVIYGTDACAALIMRSSYRKLDDATLTRVAGWGHYYGDRRMPPFGIGGVVGTAVTLVLAIAAGHTGAAIGAGIALVALLSWLAFYARVAKPVNTVQKEAARTGVIPANARALQDKWDSILGFRVGLQAIALAGLLAALALL
- the uraH gene encoding hydroxyisourate hydrolase, producing MSTLSTHVLDAVRGGPAVGVTVTLFGPDSGAPGSAPAPSGAALLPGDATTVSPEGSAVAPSGDVVMLASAVTDADGRIPALGGDLAPGLHRLRFETGDWFAAQGIPAFYPEVTVAFTIGDEQHHHVPLLLSPFAYSTYRGS
- a CDS encoding sulfite oxidase-like oxidoreductase, which produces MIRRVGWLAVIVTRGFRSRGADRDPRLPPGQYDAGQAWPVLSAEVTPELTATDWTLRIDGLVTTPRTWTWDEAHALPRSEYRGDIHCVTGWSRFGTWFAGVDLDEFLTTASPLPEATHVLARSHTGYTTNLPLAELRSGRAWIAWEADGLPLTPEHGGPARLLVPGRYFWKSAKWITGLRLLDHDEPGFWEHNGYHNEGDPWHEERYAGE
- a CDS encoding substrate-binding domain-containing protein, coding for MPRFTAVAAATVLSCALLATGCSQSDNATGNSGSATPSVGQATGPRPAPFDKGAVKVALVRQSGAGDYFEQWGNGAKAQAKALGIDLAVYDAQSDNAKQATDFSQAVNSGASAIIVDHGFPATIEPLIDQAVAKGITVVSYDVDTTNPKVITTRQSDADIAKAALSALESAVGKNAPIGYVNVAGFAPLDRRDTVWQQTKGGEGWTEAFKVGKVTDSTATDNVPLVNAALTQHPEVKGIFAPYDELAKGATLAVQNKHVESSVKVVGADVSNADIQIITADNSPWVATAGTDPSAVGAAVVRTAALQLAGQLNKPTVEFPAVAITRELLVSEKIANMDQLRKALPELNLAQVSAANWIPVVSY
- the mtnK gene encoding S-methyl-5-thioribose kinase, giving the protein MSHRILETADIPGYLRERGHWDGSGAVAVHEVSDGNLNRVFIATGAGWSLAVKQALPWVRVAGPSWPLSPARADAEARAYRAVAAVAPETIPVVHGYDPGDYVLVMEDMSDLRVLRTVLNAGGGYGGASDAIGLFVARLSFATSDFGMSSAERKALLAESVNPELCKITEDVVLSEPYLEHEHNHRHPDLADLAAAYRADPALRTEIADLRHLFMSGAQALLHGDLHTGSIMVGSRAGAEVVRVFDPEFSYVGPIGFDLGLYWGNLVAAEFRARYLGAVGDHAGQLARSWDAFETEFRRLWPQRADTFFDDAYLDRFLRRVWADSLGFAGAELIRRIIGYAHLTDLDTLPDATAARHALLVGRELVLRRTELGTPAEVRIVLDDLAPSVIAATRP
- a CDS encoding ABC transporter permease, which gives rise to MTATELPVPATTAAPAPGRMRDLVIKYGFIVVTLALFAYFSASEPAFRNSATLLDILRYVSVAALLGLGVTVTLAVGGMDMSVGAVAGLAVSVAAKMMVVYNQVGAIAILVVLAAGALAGLGNALLIVALKVPDMLATLGTMFVIQGLKLIVVDGQSISPGMTLPGGRTAPGRFTAGFLKIDRGSVAGIPVSVLIFLVLTVAAWVFLARTRWGRVLYAIGANPKAARLAGIRVGLYRSLAYVLSGVLASIGGLILAARIGQGDVSAGTSQLLEAVAVALVGTSVLGRGKPNAWGTALGAVLIGIISSGLTIAGLPYYTQDVVEGAVLIIALVFSFTLSRGRRS
- a CDS encoding FAD-binding oxidoreductase, giving the protein MPVSETFAVPPRLVPSNRAAAVFRPATLAGIRRETATMSTFRFAVPDWSGHLPGQHVMVRLTAADGYTAQRHYSLASTPGDTGHIELTVDRVPGGEVSGHLHTVAKPGDTVEIKGPLGGFFAWPGDRPALLLGGGSGVVPLMSMLRHRRETGSKVPLRLIISVRTRESLPYAGEFGPETTVVTTRTAGRLHAGHLASALAERPEGGWEAYVCGSNGFAEHASRLLVAAGQPRDRVRIERFG